Proteins encoded by one window of Streptomyces clavuligerus:
- a CDS encoding NUDIX hydrolase: MSQGQWYPPEWPERVRALVRGELTPVPPRRAATVMLLRDTAGGPPAVHMLRRRTSMAFAGGAYAYPGGGVDDRDARPVRWAGPSRAAWAARLGVDEASAQAVVCAAVRETFEEAGVLLAGVTPDTVIGDTTGADWEADRQALVDRKLSFAEFLDGRGLVLRSDLLAAWARWVTPEFESRRYDTWFFVAALPEGQRTREVSTEADRTVWTSAADAAAGYDRGELLMMPPTIATLRALAPYATAADAVAAAAAQDLAPVLATATTEGDEVVLSWPGHTEFTRHIPLGGPR; the protein is encoded by the coding sequence ATGTCCCAAGGTCAGTGGTACCCACCGGAGTGGCCCGAACGGGTCCGCGCCCTGGTGCGCGGCGAACTCACCCCCGTACCGCCCAGGCGGGCGGCGACCGTGATGCTGCTGCGTGACACGGCCGGGGGTCCTCCCGCCGTCCATATGCTGCGCCGCCGCACCTCCATGGCCTTCGCCGGGGGCGCGTACGCCTACCCGGGCGGCGGGGTGGACGACCGGGATGCCCGGCCGGTCCGCTGGGCGGGTCCCTCCCGCGCCGCCTGGGCCGCCCGGCTGGGGGTGGACGAGGCGTCCGCCCAGGCCGTGGTCTGCGCCGCCGTACGGGAGACCTTCGAGGAGGCGGGGGTCCTGCTCGCGGGAGTCACCCCCGACACGGTGATCGGGGACACCACCGGCGCGGACTGGGAGGCCGACCGACAGGCGCTGGTCGACCGGAAGCTGTCGTTCGCGGAGTTCCTGGACGGCCGCGGGCTGGTGCTGCGCTCGGACCTGCTCGCCGCGTGGGCGCGCTGGGTCACCCCCGAGTTCGAGTCGCGACGCTACGACACCTGGTTCTTCGTCGCCGCGCTCCCCGAGGGCCAGCGCACCCGGGAGGTGTCGACGGAGGCCGACCGTACGGTGTGGACCTCCGCCGCCGACGCCGCCGCGGGCTACGACCGGGGCGAGCTGCTGATGATGCCGCCCACCATCGCCACCCTGCGGGCGCTCGCCCCCTACGCCACCGCGGCGGACGCGGTCGCCGCCGCTGCCGCCCAGGATCTGGCGCCCGTGCTGGCCACAGCCACGACGGAGGGGGACGAGGTGGTCCTGAGCTGGCCCGGGCACACGGAGTTCACCCGGCACATCCCGCTGGGAGGCCCGCGATGA
- a CDS encoding MBL fold metallo-hydrolase, translated as MTDAAALPGQPRGGVLSGPATARAVNVLAPNPSAMTLDGTNTWILSEPDCESAAVVDPGPLDESHLREVVATAERAGKRITLTLLTHGHPDHAEGAARFAELTGTPVRALDPRLRRGDEGLSAGQVIQVGTLELRVVATPGHTSDSLSFHLPADRAVLTGDTVLGRGTTMVAHPDGRLGDYLDSLRRLRSLTVDDGVRTVLPGHGPVLEDAQGAIEFYLAHRAHRLAQVETAVENGHRTAAEVVAHVYADVDRGLWPAAELSVRAQLEYLRDHGLI; from the coding sequence ATGACCGACGCGGCGGCGCTGCCAGGACAGCCCCGGGGCGGGGTGCTCTCCGGCCCCGCCACGGCCCGGGCGGTCAATGTGCTCGCTCCCAACCCGTCCGCGATGACCCTCGACGGGACCAACACCTGGATTCTCTCCGAGCCGGACTGCGAGTCGGCCGCCGTGGTCGACCCCGGCCCCCTGGACGAGTCCCATCTGCGGGAGGTCGTCGCGACCGCCGAACGGGCGGGCAAGCGGATCACGCTGACCCTGCTCACCCACGGCCACCCCGACCACGCCGAGGGCGCCGCCCGCTTCGCCGAGCTGACCGGTACGCCGGTCCGCGCCCTGGACCCGCGGCTGCGACGGGGGGACGAGGGACTGAGCGCGGGGCAGGTGATCCAGGTCGGCACCCTGGAGCTGAGGGTCGTGGCCACCCCCGGTCACACCTCGGACTCGCTCAGCTTCCATCTCCCCGCCGACCGGGCCGTGCTCACCGGGGACACCGTCCTGGGGCGCGGCACGACGATGGTCGCCCACCCGGACGGACGGCTCGGCGACTACCTCGACTCGCTGCGGCGGCTGCGCTCGCTGACGGTGGACGACGGGGTGCGCACGGTGCTGCCGGGGCACGGCCCGGTACTGGAGGACGCCCAGGGGGCGATCGAGTTCTATCTGGCCCACCGGGCCCATCGGCTCGCCCAGGTGGAGACGGCGGTCGAGAACGGCCATCGCACGGCCGCCGAGGTGGTGGCCCATGTCTACGCGGACGTCGACCGCGGACTGTGGCCCGCCGCCGAGCTGTCCGTCCGGGCCCAGCTGGAGTATCTGCGGGACCACGGTCTGATCTGA
- a CDS encoding Crp/Fnr family transcriptional regulator: protein MDDVLRRAPLFAALDDEQAAELRGSMSEVTLARGDALFHEGDPGDRLYVVTEGKVKLHRTSPDGRENMLAVLGPGELIGELSLFDPGPRTATATALTEVKLLGLGHGDLQPWLNARPEVATALLRAVARRLRKTNDQMSDLVFSDVPGRVARALLDLSRRFGVQSEEGIHVVHDLTQEELAQLVGASRETVNKALADFAQRGWLRLEARAVILLDVERLAKRSR, encoded by the coding sequence GTGGACGACGTTCTGCGGCGCGCCCCGCTCTTCGCGGCGCTCGATGATGAGCAGGCCGCGGAGCTTCGCGGCTCGATGAGTGAGGTGACGCTCGCCCGCGGTGACGCGCTCTTCCACGAGGGCGACCCCGGAGACCGCCTGTACGTGGTCACGGAGGGCAAGGTCAAGCTGCACCGCACCTCGCCCGACGGCCGCGAGAACATGCTCGCGGTGCTCGGCCCCGGTGAGCTGATCGGTGAGCTGTCCCTCTTTGACCCGGGCCCGCGGACCGCGACCGCCACCGCGCTGACCGAGGTCAAGCTGCTCGGCCTCGGCCACGGCGACCTCCAGCCCTGGCTGAACGCCCGGCCCGAGGTCGCGACCGCGCTGCTGCGCGCCGTGGCCCGCCGGCTGCGCAAGACCAACGACCAGATGTCCGACCTGGTCTTCTCCGATGTGCCGGGCCGTGTCGCCCGTGCCCTCCTCGATCTGTCGCGCCGCTTCGGCGTCCAGTCGGAGGAAGGCATCCACGTCGTCCACGACCTGACCCAGGAGGAGCTGGCCCAGCTCGTCGGCGCCTCCCGCGAGACCGTGAACAAGGCGCTGGCCGACTTCGCGCAGCGCGGCTGGCTGCGGCTGGAGGCGCGGGCCGTGATCCTGCTGGACGTGGAGCGGCTGGCCAAGCGCTCCCGCTGA
- the nth gene encoding endonuclease III: protein MGEQPPNGGRKVANRTKPESRLAMVRRARRINRELAGVYPYAHPELDFRNPFELLVATVLSAQTTDLRVNQTTPALFAAYPTPEDLAAAVPEEVEEIIRPTGFFRAKTTSLIGLSIGLRDRFGGEVPSRLEDLVSLPGVGRKTAFVVLGNAFGVPGITVDTHFGRLVRRWKWTEQEDPEKVEAEIAKIFPKSEWTMLSHRVIFHGRRICHARKPACGACPIAHLCPSYGEGETDPEKAAKLLKYEKGGQPGQRLDPPPDYPGRPAQPLAPAAREAG from the coding sequence GTGGGCGAACAACCGCCGAACGGTGGCCGAAAAGTAGCAAATAGGACTAAACCGGAATCGCGTCTGGCCATGGTCCGCCGCGCCCGCCGGATCAACCGCGAGCTGGCCGGGGTCTACCCCTACGCCCATCCCGAGCTGGACTTCCGCAACCCCTTCGAGCTGCTGGTCGCCACCGTGCTCTCGGCCCAGACGACCGATCTGCGGGTGAACCAGACCACGCCGGCGCTCTTCGCCGCGTACCCCACCCCGGAGGACCTGGCCGCGGCGGTCCCCGAGGAGGTGGAGGAGATCATCCGGCCCACCGGCTTCTTCCGCGCCAAGACCACCTCGCTCATCGGCCTCTCCATCGGGCTCCGGGACCGCTTCGGCGGTGAGGTGCCCAGCCGTCTCGAAGACCTGGTCTCGCTGCCCGGCGTGGGCCGCAAGACCGCCTTCGTCGTCCTCGGCAACGCCTTCGGGGTCCCCGGGATCACCGTCGACACCCACTTCGGCAGGCTGGTGCGGCGCTGGAAGTGGACCGAGCAGGAGGACCCGGAGAAGGTCGAGGCGGAGATCGCGAAGATCTTCCCCAAGTCCGAGTGGACGATGCTCTCCCATCGGGTGATCTTCCACGGCCGCCGGATCTGCCACGCCCGTAAACCCGCCTGCGGGGCATGCCCGATCGCGCATCTGTGCCCCTCGTACGGGGAGGGGGAGACCGACCCGGAGAAGGCGGCCAAGCTGCTGAAGTACGAGAAGGGCGGCCAGCCGGGCCAGCGGCTCGACCCGCCGCCGGACTACCCGGGGCGCCCGGCCCAGCCCCTGGCGCCCGCCGCCCGGGAGGCCGGATGA
- a CDS encoding NUDIX hydrolase: protein MRADDERRGTTVGGIGEAGVHDGDRWGLTSEGLPPWLDPVVRFARTARPRQLSSFLPPSDGGGRQSAVLILLGEGDSGPELLLMERAGNLRSHAGQPAFPGGALDPEDGDPATTGPLRAALREAEEETGLDPAGVQLFGVLPRLYIPVSGFVVTPVLGWWREPSPVGAVDPAETARVFTVPVADLTAPGNRAMAVHPRGHLGPAFTVEGALVWGFTAGVIDRLLHFAGWERPWDRNRRLPLDWHA, encoded by the coding sequence ATGCGCGCGGACGACGAGAGACGCGGGACGACGGTCGGCGGGATCGGTGAGGCCGGAGTGCACGACGGTGACCGATGGGGTCTCACCAGCGAGGGCCTGCCCCCATGGCTGGACCCCGTGGTGCGATTCGCGCGCACCGCGCGCCCCCGGCAGCTCAGCAGCTTTCTGCCGCCGAGCGACGGCGGTGGCCGTCAGTCCGCCGTTCTGATCCTCCTCGGGGAGGGGGACTCCGGTCCCGAGCTGCTGCTCATGGAGCGCGCCGGGAATCTCCGCTCGCACGCCGGACAGCCCGCCTTCCCCGGTGGAGCGCTCGACCCCGAGGACGGCGACCCCGCCACCACGGGGCCGCTGCGGGCGGCCCTGCGCGAGGCCGAGGAGGAGACCGGGCTCGATCCGGCCGGGGTGCAGCTCTTCGGAGTGCTGCCCCGCCTCTACATCCCGGTCAGCGGCTTCGTGGTGACGCCCGTCCTCGGCTGGTGGCGGGAGCCCAGCCCGGTCGGCGCGGTGGACCCCGCCGAGACCGCCCGTGTCTTCACCGTCCCCGTGGCCGATCTCACGGCCCCCGGCAATCGCGCCATGGCCGTCCACCCCCGGGGCCACCTCGGCCCGGCGTTCACCGTCGAGGGGGCGCTGGTCTGGGGCTTCACCGCCGGTGTGATCGACCGACTGCTGCACTTCGCCGGATGGGAGCGCCCCTGGGACCGGAACCGGCGACTCCCGCTGGACTGGCACGCATGA
- a CDS encoding MarP family serine protease, which translates to MNVLDILLLVAAVWFAVIGYRQGFVVGILSVIGFLGGGLIAIYLLPVIWAELTDKSEVSTTAAVVAVVVVILCASVGQAFTTHLGNKLRRYITWTPARALDATGGALVNVVAMLLVAWLIGSALAGTALPTLGKEVRNSKVLLGVSRVMPEQAFSWFNDFSSVLAQNGLPQVFSPFSNEPITEVRPPDPALVGSPVAARAKQSIVKVTGTAQSCNKSLEGTGFVFGERRVMTNAHVVGGVDEPTVQIGGEGRRYDARVVLYDWERDIAVLDVPDLKARPLEFTEADAGSGDGAIVAGFPENGAYDVRSARVRGRINANGPDIYHRGTVRRDVYSLYTTVRQGNSGGPLLTPEGKVYGVIFARSLDDPDTGYALTVDEIADDITQGLAANQQVDSQGCAL; encoded by the coding sequence GTGAACGTGCTGGACATCCTGTTGCTGGTCGCCGCCGTGTGGTTCGCGGTCATCGGCTACCGCCAGGGCTTCGTCGTCGGCATCCTGTCCGTGATCGGCTTTCTCGGCGGCGGTCTGATCGCCATTTATCTGCTGCCGGTCATCTGGGCCGAGCTGACGGACAAGTCCGAGGTCAGCACCACGGCAGCGGTCGTCGCCGTGGTCGTCGTGATCCTCTGCGCCTCGGTCGGCCAGGCGTTCACCACCCACCTCGGCAACAAGCTCCGCCGCTACATCACCTGGACGCCGGCCCGCGCGCTGGACGCCACCGGCGGGGCACTGGTCAACGTGGTGGCGATGCTGTTGGTCGCCTGGCTGATCGGGTCCGCGCTCGCCGGTACGGCACTGCCCACCCTGGGCAAGGAGGTCCGCAACTCCAAGGTGCTGCTCGGGGTCTCCCGGGTGATGCCCGAGCAGGCGTTCAGCTGGTTCAACGACTTCTCCTCGGTCCTCGCGCAGAACGGTCTGCCGCAGGTCTTCAGCCCGTTCTCGAACGAGCCCATCACCGAGGTCAGGCCCCCCGATCCGGCGCTGGTCGGCAGCCCGGTGGCCGCCCGGGCCAAGCAGTCCATCGTCAAGGTGACGGGCACCGCCCAGAGCTGCAACAAGTCCCTTGAGGGCACCGGCTTTGTCTTCGGCGAGCGGCGGGTGATGACCAACGCGCATGTCGTGGGCGGGGTCGACGAGCCGACGGTGCAGATCGGCGGCGAGGGCCGGAGGTACGACGCCAGGGTCGTGCTCTACGACTGGGAGCGGGACATCGCCGTCCTCGACGTCCCCGATCTGAAGGCCAGGCCACTGGAGTTCACCGAAGCCGACGCCGGTTCGGGCGACGGCGCCATCGTCGCGGGCTTCCCGGAGAACGGCGCGTACGACGTGCGTTCCGCCCGGGTACGTGGCCGGATCAACGCCAACGGCCCCGACATCTACCACCGGGGCACCGTCCGCCGCGATGTGTACTCCCTCTACACCACGGTCCGTCAGGGCAACTCCGGCGGCCCCCTGCTCACCCCCGAGGGCAAGGTGTACGGGGTCATCTTCGCCCGCTCGCTGGACGACCCGGACACGGGCTACGCCCTGACGGTGGACGAGATCGCCGACGACATCACCCAGGGTCTGGCGGCGAATCAGCAGGTGGACAGCCAGGGGTGCGCACTCTGA